The window CCTACCGCACGATGGACTTCGGCAACGAGGCCGGCGAGATCCGCGCGTTGAAGCGCGTGATGGAGCGCGGCTTCGTCTACCGCGGCCTGAAGCCGGTGTACTGGTGCTTCGACTGCGGCAGCTCGCTGGCCGAGTTCGAGATCGAGTACGAGAACAAGTCCTCGCCGACGGTGGACGTGGCCTTCCTGGCCGCCGAGCCGCAGAAGCTCGCCGCCGCCTTCGGCCTGCCGGCGCTGGCCAAGGACGCGTTCGCGGTGATCTGGACCACGACGCCATGGACCCTTCCCGCCAACCAGGCGCTGAACCTCAACCCCGAGCTCGAGTACGCGCTGGTCGACACCGAGCGCGGCCTGCTGCTGCTGGCCAATGCGCTGGTGGAGAAGTGCCTGGCGCGCTACGGCCTGGCCGGCACGGTGCTCGCCACGACCGCCGGCCAGGCGCTCGAGGGCCTGGAGTTCCACCATCCGCTGGCCCACGTGCACCCGGGCTACGCGCGCCGCAGCCCGGTCTACCTGGCCGACTACGCCACCGCCGAGGACGGCACCGGCATCGTCCACTCGGCGCCGGCCTACGGCGTGGAGGACTTCAACTCCTGCATCGCGCACGGGATGAAGCACGACGAGATCCTGAACCCCGTGCAGGGCAATGGCGTGTACGCGGCCGAGCTGCCGCTGTTCGGCGGCCAGTTCATCTGGAAGGCCAACCCGCTGATCGTGCAGGCGCTGCAGGATGCCGGCCGGCTGATGGCGACCGCAAAGCTCGAGCACAGCTACCCGCACTGCTGGCGCCACAAGACGCCGGTGATCTACCGCGCCGCGGCGCAGTGGTTCGTGCGCATGGACGAGGGCGAGGGCGTGTTCACCGTCGACAAGGCGCCGAAGACGCTGCGCCAGACCGCGCTGGCGGCGATCGACGCCACCGCCTTCTACCCCGAGAACGGCCGCGCCCGACTGCGCGACATGATCGCCAACCGGCCCGACTGGTGCATCAGCCGCCAGCGCAACTGGGGCGTGCCGCTGCCTTTCTTCCTGCACAAGGTGAGCGGCGAGCTGCACCCCGACACGCTGGCGCTGATGGACCGCGCCGCCGCGCTGGTGGCGCAGGGCGGCGTGGAGGCCTGGTCGCGGCTCGACCCGCGCGAGTGGCTGGGCGAGGCAGCCGGCGATTACGCCAAGAGCACCGACATCCTCGATGTGTGGTTCGACTCCGGCTCGACCTTCTTCCACGTGCTGCGCGGCAGCCATGCCGGCGCCGGCCGCGACGACGGCGGGCCCGAGGCCGACCTCTACCTCGAGGGCCACGACCAGCACCGCGGCTGGTTCCACAGCTCGCTGCTGATCGCCTGCGCGATCGAGGGCCGTGCGCCCTACCGCGGCCTGCTGACGCACGGTTTCGCGACCGACGGCCAGGGCCGCAAGATGAGCAAATCGCTCGGCAACACCGTGGTGCCGCAGTCGGTGAGCGAGAAGCTGGGTGCCGAGATCATCCGGCTGTGGGTCGCCAGCACCGACTACTCGGGCGACCTGAACATCGACGACAAGATCCTCGCACGCGTGGTCGACGCCTACCGGCGCATCCGCAACACGCTGCGCTTCCTGCTCGCCAACACCAGCGACTTCGACCCGGCGACCGACGCGGTGCCGGACGAGCAGTTGCTGGAGATCGACCGCTACGCGATCGACCGCGCGGCGCAGCTGCAGGCCGAGATCCTGGCGCACTACGAGGTCTACGAATTCCACCCGGTGGTCGCGAAACTGCAGGTCTACTGCAGCGAAGACCTCGGTGCGTTCTACCTCGACGTGCTGAAGGACCGGCTCTACACCACCGCCCCGAAATCGCTGGCGCGGCGCAGCGCGCAGACCGCGCTGCACCGCATCACCGGCGCGATGCTGCGCTGGATGGCGCCGTTCCTGAGCTTCACCGCCGAGGAGGCCTGGCCGATCTTCGCGCCGGGCGTGTCGCCGTCGATCTTCACGCAGACCTATACCCCCTTCGCGCCCCCCGATGCCGCGCGCCTGGACAAGTGGGCCCGCGTGCGCGAGATCCGCGATGCCGTCAACAAGGAGATCGAGGCCGTCCGCACCGCCGGCGCGGTGGGCGCCTCGCTGCAGGCCACGGTGGCGGTCGGCGCGCCGGCCGACGACCTGGCGCTGCTGCAGTCACTGGGCGAGGACCTGAAGTTCGTGTTCATCACCTCGGCCGCCACCGCGGCGGCGGCCGACGCGCTGACGGTCGCGGTCACGCCGAGCAGCGCCGCCAAGTGCGAACGCTGCTGGCACTACCGCGACGACGTCGGCGCCGACCCGGCCCACCCGACGATCTGCGGCCGCTGCACCAACAATCTCTACGGTGCCGGCGAAAGCCGCACGGTGGCCTGACGCCATGGCCAGGACAACGACCCTCGGCCGCGGCGGCCTGCTCACCTGGCTGGGCGTCGCACTGATCGTGATCGTGCTGGACCAGCTCACCAAGACGCTGAT is drawn from Methylibium petroleiphilum PM1 and contains these coding sequences:
- the ileS gene encoding isoleucine--tRNA ligase; this encodes MSTDQPTDYRATLNLPDTPFPMRGDLPKREPGWVKQWEQQGTYQRLRDARVGRPRFVLHDGPPYANGQLHIGHALNKVLKDMIVKARQLAGYDALYVPGWDCHGLPIENQIEKLHGRGLGRDEVQAKSRAYATEQIEQQRADFKRLGVLGAWDQPYRTMDFGNEAGEIRALKRVMERGFVYRGLKPVYWCFDCGSSLAEFEIEYENKSSPTVDVAFLAAEPQKLAAAFGLPALAKDAFAVIWTTTPWTLPANQALNLNPELEYALVDTERGLLLLANALVEKCLARYGLAGTVLATTAGQALEGLEFHHPLAHVHPGYARRSPVYLADYATAEDGTGIVHSAPAYGVEDFNSCIAHGMKHDEILNPVQGNGVYAAELPLFGGQFIWKANPLIVQALQDAGRLMATAKLEHSYPHCWRHKTPVIYRAAAQWFVRMDEGEGVFTVDKAPKTLRQTALAAIDATAFYPENGRARLRDMIANRPDWCISRQRNWGVPLPFFLHKVSGELHPDTLALMDRAAALVAQGGVEAWSRLDPREWLGEAAGDYAKSTDILDVWFDSGSTFFHVLRGSHAGAGRDDGGPEADLYLEGHDQHRGWFHSSLLIACAIEGRAPYRGLLTHGFATDGQGRKMSKSLGNTVVPQSVSEKLGAEIIRLWVASTDYSGDLNIDDKILARVVDAYRRIRNTLRFLLANTSDFDPATDAVPDEQLLEIDRYAIDRAAQLQAEILAHYEVYEFHPVVAKLQVYCSEDLGAFYLDVLKDRLYTTAPKSLARRSAQTALHRITGAMLRWMAPFLSFTAEEAWPIFAPGVSPSIFTQTYTPFAPPDAARLDKWARVREIRDAVNKEIEAVRTAGAVGASLQATVAVGAPADDLALLQSLGEDLKFVFITSAATAAAADALTVAVTPSSAAKCERCWHYRDDVGADPAHPTICGRCTNNLYGAGESRTVA